From one Melioribacteraceae bacterium genomic stretch:
- a CDS encoding endonuclease, producing MILTRFITNTILVLLFSSSIYFSQGYYDGTSGLTGQALKLKLHSIINNHHKLTYAQVWSSLEITDEDPLNTNNVILFYTGRSQDKDLKDQGSGEDTWNREHVWPKSHGFPNESDTAYTDIHHLRPADRSVNSSRGDKDFDNGGSPHVEAPDTYTDSDSWEPRDEIKGDVARMMFYMDVRYENSGSLDLELVDYTGTSSGTPNLGKYSTLLAWHFADPVDAAEQTRNEKVYNIQGNRNPFIDHPEFVTAIYQSSVTPEPFNHVEDFFALSQNNSSITLSWNENPGSQAADGYLIKSSNTSFASIQLPTDGVAISNDLNVDDGSGAVNLIAGNSSYTWSNLSSNTVYYFKIFPYTNSGASIDYKVDGTIPQAFDTTLSGGNIDLPNLFFSEYVEGGSNRKALEIYNPTEESISLANIQIAQSVNGRGWEYYHTFANGAVINSKDVYVLITDDDFSGYFDVGLADEILPYPSVVHFNGNDARALIYVDNENEYIIDVIGVPTEDPGSGWSVAGISSATQNHTLVRKLEITSGNTNWSSSAGTNSNDSEWLVYDQDEFSYLGNYGSSDNPTDLPPSVSNVTRNLTVPMEDEVLQISADATDDNGINSVQLNYRINGKASSSNMTKGSGNTYIGSIFASEYENGDKVSFYITVNDNATVTQSDTSNTFSLLVGMSTISDVKAMNTDGMPILNNFAVMVTGTASVSTGTFHPSRLETFIQDDSRGISVFNSNLNNEIVIDNSYKIAGIINNYNGLMQISPQTESDILDLGSVGQVEPSVVTIGEILADPEYYEGMLIRLNGVSLDASTPWQCSGSGANLTFTSNGEQITVRIDADTDICGAEEPTWPVDLLGVVGQFDPSSPYSEGYQVLPRSLDDFLTPTDVDEEEIPLTYGLEQNYPNPFNPSTTIKFSIPEQGLVTLKVYNLLGEEVITLINNQLEAAYHEVKFDASQLGSGVYFYRITSGDFVSTKKMLLIK from the coding sequence GTCAAGTTTAGAAATTACCGACGAAGATCCACTAAATACCAACAATGTTATTCTTTTTTATACAGGCAGATCACAGGATAAAGATTTGAAAGATCAGGGATCCGGAGAAGATACTTGGAATAGAGAGCATGTTTGGCCGAAGTCGCATGGATTCCCGAATGAATCTGATACAGCGTATACAGATATTCATCACCTGCGTCCAGCTGATAGATCAGTTAATAGCAGCAGAGGTGATAAGGATTTTGATAATGGGGGTTCACCGCATGTAGAGGCTCCGGATACCTATACCGATTCGGATTCATGGGAGCCAAGAGATGAAATTAAAGGTGATGTTGCTAGAATGATGTTTTATATGGATGTACGCTATGAAAATAGTGGATCCTTAGACTTAGAATTGGTTGATTACACAGGAACAAGTTCGGGTACACCCAACTTAGGTAAATATTCAACATTACTTGCCTGGCACTTCGCCGATCCAGTAGATGCTGCCGAACAAACGAGAAATGAAAAAGTTTATAACATACAAGGCAATAGAAATCCATTTATCGATCATCCCGAGTTTGTAACAGCTATTTACCAAAGCAGCGTTACTCCGGAACCTTTTAATCATGTTGAAGATTTCTTCGCACTTTCTCAAAATAATAGTTCTATAACTTTAAGCTGGAATGAGAACCCAGGTTCACAAGCTGCGGATGGTTATTTAATTAAATCAAGCAACACTAGTTTTGCATCTATTCAACTCCCAACAGACGGAGTAGCAATTTCGAATGATTTGAATGTTGACGATGGCTCCGGTGCTGTTAATCTAATTGCAGGTAACTCATCTTATACATGGTCAAACCTTTCTTCAAATACCGTTTACTATTTCAAAATTTTTCCCTACACAAATTCCGGTGCTAGTATCGACTATAAAGTTGACGGTACAATACCTCAGGCATTTGATACAACTCTTTCCGGAGGTAATATTGATCTGCCGAATTTGTTTTTCTCCGAATACGTAGAAGGCGGTTCTAATCGTAAGGCATTGGAGATTTATAATCCAACTGAGGAAAGTATAAGCTTGGCGAATATTCAAATTGCCCAATCTGTGAATGGTAGGGGATGGGAATACTACCATACATTCGCCAATGGTGCAGTAATAAATTCTAAAGATGTGTATGTGCTAATTACCGATGACGATTTTTCAGGTTATTTCGATGTTGGATTAGCCGATGAAATTTTACCTTACCCAAGTGTTGTACATTTTAATGGAAATGATGCTCGGGCATTAATCTATGTCGATAATGAAAATGAATACATAATAGATGTAATTGGAGTTCCAACGGAAGATCCCGGCAGCGGATGGTCTGTTGCTGGCATTTCTTCTGCAACTCAAAATCACACTTTAGTTCGCAAGCTGGAAATTACGAGCGGAAACACAAATTGGAGTTCTTCTGCCGGAACAAATTCAAACGATTCGGAATGGCTGGTATATGATCAGGATGAATTTTCATATTTAGGTAATTATGGAAGTTCAGATAATCCTACTGATCTCCCTCCTTCCGTTTCGAACGTAACCCGGAACCTTACTGTTCCTATGGAAGATGAAGTTTTACAAATAAGCGCAGATGCAACAGATGATAATGGAATAAATTCAGTACAACTGAATTATAGAATTAATGGAAAAGCGAGCAGTTCAAATATGACCAAAGGAAGCGGAAATACTTATATAGGGTCAATATTTGCATCTGAATATGAAAATGGTGATAAAGTTTCATTCTATATAACTGTCAATGACAATGCGACTGTTACTCAAAGCGATACCAGTAATACTTTTTCATTATTAGTTGGTATGTCGACTATTTCGGATGTAAAAGCTATGAATACCGATGGAATGCCAATACTAAATAATTTTGCTGTTATGGTAACAGGTACTGCTTCTGTATCAACCGGTACGTTTCATCCAAGTAGATTGGAAACTTTTATTCAAGATGATAGTAGAGGAATTTCTGTTTTTAACTCCAATCTTAATAATGAAATTGTTATTGATAATTCATACAAAATTGCTGGTATTATAAATAACTACAATGGATTGATGCAAATATCTCCACAAACAGAATCAGATATACTTGATTTAGGAAGTGTGGGACAAGTTGAGCCGTCTGTTGTAACAATTGGTGAAATTCTAGCAGATCCGGAATATTATGAAGGTATGCTAATAAGATTGAACGGAGTATCTTTAGATGCAAGCACTCCATGGCAATGTTCAGGTTCCGGAGCTAATTTAACATTCACGTCCAACGGAGAGCAAATAACAGTAAGAATAGATGCTGACACAGATATATGCGGTGCAGAGGAACCAACTTGGCCGGTAGACTTACTAGGCGTAGTAGGCCAGTTTGATCCAAGTTCACCCTACAGTGAAGGATATCAAGTACTGCCAAGATCATTAGATGATTTCTTAACACCAACCGATGTTGATGAGGAAGAAATTCCACTTACATATGGATTAGAACAAAACTATCCGAATCCATTTAATCCAAGTACAACTATCAAGTTCTCAATACCAGAACAAGGATTGGTTACCTTAAAAGTATATAATCTGCTAGGTGAAGAAGTCATAACATTAATTAACAATCAATTAGAAGCAGCATACCACGAAGTGAAATTTGATGCTTCACAACTAGGAAGCGGAGTTTATTTCTACCGAATTACCTCAGGTGATTTTGTCAGCACCAAGAAAATGCTTCTAATTAAATAA
- a CDS encoding helix-turn-helix transcriptional regulator, giving the protein MTRQEEIKYLLHTFGIKQSWLAEKLGLNNQTLTYLLNDAPLLDDDLFNKIKNILDDYQFDLALFNDDNEPKETLDLFEDGKLQIIMGERIRIFAKRKYGTLKKLAEEMHISPQQLQQYISGKREPGSKILAKLLRLGCDINWLLGGKESMEAYRTYILEAELRKLQSAIDQVSHIVKRVEGK; this is encoded by the coding sequence TTGACTCGACAAGAAGAAATCAAATATCTTCTTCATACTTTTGGAATCAAACAAAGTTGGTTAGCCGAAAAGCTCGGGCTGAACAACCAGACTCTCACCTATCTATTAAATGATGCTCCGCTTCTGGACGATGATCTTTTTAACAAGATCAAAAATATTCTAGATGATTATCAGTTTGACCTAGCTTTATTTAATGATGATAATGAACCGAAAGAAACTCTCGATTTATTTGAGGACGGTAAACTTCAAATAATAATGGGTGAGCGAATTAGAATCTTCGCAAAAAGAAAATACGGTACATTAAAAAAACTTGCCGAAGAAATGCATATCTCACCTCAGCAACTTCAACAATATATAAGCGGCAAACGCGAACCCGGTTCTAAAATATTAGCAAAACTTTTACGGTTGGGTTGTGATATAAATTGGCTGCTTGGCGGTAAAGAATCAATGGAAGCATATCGAACTTATATATTAGAAGCAGAACTGCGCAAACTTCAATCAGCAATTGATCAAGTATCGCATATCGTAAAACGAGTCGAGGGAAAGTAA
- a CDS encoding T9SS type A sorting domain-containing protein, with amino-acid sequence MKMYLRSILLLLISISISFAQERINFEKGSLKVKYLGNSNISAKIDSNAMISEFLVQFHDGSQYNNDYRSTYQYNTIGKVDEIMDQVWDGSDWQNDFRIQFDYNESGFNTMTTYQSYSGTAWENSSRSIVVNDSNGNPIHIEDQTWYQNAWAPYVAEDNVFGPDSQLVESISSQYDYWNPSPKWSYLHKSTFTYNQQGQRTSRETRNFGPDSSWFLTFREDIRYNSDGLEQSKKSVISNDSGVTFDPFLWDTTAYNNNKKRTYHHRQYHNGSNWQDEYLSESTYIDTLEKERVVTMWARTSDQMSKEKYTYNYNQQNQLNDVIEQYWNNGAWENFWHDYYSYNQYGYHSEIETFMWYSSSWNPFSKYLMTYTMVVDVGDMGKLTKDFVLYQNYPNPFNSMTKIIYYLPIATNVSLKLFNAIGQEVKLIDSGFKLAGKHEMTLNEFNLSSGVYYYQLITKFGEATKKMILLK; translated from the coding sequence ATGAAAATGTATTTAAGATCAATTCTTCTATTACTGATAAGTATTTCAATTTCATTTGCACAAGAAAGAATCAATTTTGAAAAGGGTTCACTTAAGGTTAAGTATTTGGGAAACTCCAACATTTCAGCAAAAATTGATTCCAATGCTATGATATCAGAATTTTTAGTTCAATTCCATGACGGATCACAATACAATAACGATTACAGATCAACCTATCAGTATAATACTATTGGTAAAGTTGATGAAATTATGGATCAAGTTTGGGATGGATCTGATTGGCAAAACGATTTCAGAATTCAGTTTGATTATAATGAAAGTGGGTTTAATACAATGACAACCTATCAATCATATTCTGGTACAGCATGGGAGAATTCTTCAAGGTCTATCGTTGTTAATGATTCCAATGGAAATCCGATTCATATAGAGGATCAAACATGGTACCAAAATGCATGGGCTCCATACGTAGCTGAGGATAATGTATTTGGTCCAGATTCACAATTAGTAGAGTCGATTTCAAGTCAATATGATTATTGGAATCCCTCACCTAAATGGAGTTATTTGCATAAATCAACATTTACCTATAATCAACAAGGTCAACGAACTTCTCGTGAAACTCGAAATTTTGGACCAGATTCAAGTTGGTTCTTAACGTTTAGAGAAGACATTAGATATAATTCGGATGGATTGGAGCAATCAAAAAAGTCAGTCATAAGTAATGATAGTGGTGTGACATTCGATCCATTTCTTTGGGACACTACAGCTTACAATAACAATAAAAAAAGAACTTATCATCATAGACAGTATCACAATGGTTCTAATTGGCAGGATGAATATCTATCAGAATCGACCTATATTGATACTTTAGAAAAGGAACGCGTAGTAACTATGTGGGCTCGAACATCTGATCAGATGTCAAAAGAAAAATATACTTACAACTATAATCAACAGAATCAGTTAAATGATGTGATTGAGCAATATTGGAATAACGGAGCGTGGGAAAACTTTTGGCATGACTACTATTCATACAATCAGTATGGTTATCATAGTGAAATTGAAACTTTTATGTGGTATTCATCCTCTTGGAATCCTTTTAGTAAATACTTAATGACTTATACTATGGTGGTAGATGTTGGTGACATGGGTAAACTCACAAAGGACTTTGTGCTATATCAGAATTATCCAAATCCATTTAACTCCATGACGAAGATAATTTACTATCTACCAATAGCCACAAATGTTTCTCTAAAACTATTTAATGCAATTGGGCAGGAAGTAAAATTAATCGATTCCGGATTTAAATTAGCCGGGAAGCATGAGATGACCCTTAATGAATTTAACTTAAGCAGCGGCGTTTATTATTATCAACTGATTACTAAGTTCGGAGAAGCGACAAAGAAAATGATACTCCTTAAGTAA
- a CDS encoding Maf family protein: MIISELPIYLASKSPRRRKLLAQLGIKFKSFSVDLHEEVFDGEHPIQTVKRLALHKLEEAKKIRSNGIFITADTIVVLDKEIIGKPKSKSDAERILKKLSGRTHSVYTGFALFNSIKNKTLVDYEKTSVTFRKLSRNEIKEYIAGGSPMDKAGAYGIQDDFGAVFVSEIKGCYYNVVGLPLSKLYSDLQRII, translated from the coding sequence ATGATCATTTCCGAATTACCAATTTATCTTGCATCAAAATCACCCAGACGAAGAAAACTTTTAGCTCAGCTTGGAATAAAATTCAAATCTTTCTCAGTTGATCTTCATGAAGAAGTTTTTGATGGCGAGCACCCAATTCAAACCGTAAAACGGTTAGCGCTTCATAAATTAGAAGAAGCAAAAAAAATTAGGTCGAACGGAATTTTTATAACTGCAGATACAATTGTGGTTCTTGATAAAGAAATAATAGGCAAACCAAAAAGTAAATCCGATGCTGAAAGGATTTTGAAAAAACTAAGCGGAAGAACCCATTCAGTATATACTGGTTTTGCACTTTTTAATTCGATTAAAAATAAGACTTTGGTTGATTACGAAAAAACTTCTGTCACATTTAGAAAACTCAGTAGAAATGAGATTAAAGAATATATCGCTGGCGGCAGTCCAATGGATAAAGCCGGAGCTTATGGAATTCAAGATGATTTTGGTGCTGTGTTTGTAAGTGAAATTAAAGGTTGTTATTACAACGTGGTTGGATTACCACTCTCAAAGCTCTATTCAGATTTACAAAGAATTATCTAG
- a CDS encoding T9SS type A sorting domain-containing protein, with translation MKQSLRFLILVILLSTITIGQSKHIPKIDSTIFYMSDKVKVTLLSDSTTMVSEMLLQRYQNSQYENYYRALYSYNNDGKLTEYLSQTWNTSSWENSYRMENTYNAQGLVSVSLFQVYAGGAWQNASKTESSYNAENNPSQMIDYYWTNSAWQPSSKTDYTYDSQQRMVEMVGSTYNYWQSPPTWSYNYKLTNQYNSLSQVEMDYVYYHNGVDWQPTSRTSYTYTQSGNHETSYTEGHDSTWIPLASDSSAYNANDNLTYSIYKHHNGTVWQDVEQVENIYQGNVLTESIQSSWMYDPYEEWKYRELFTYTNNLLITQTSQNWENNQWVNQSQANLLYDLNDNVTIMEMFMWNGSSWDPNYKYLYTYTNVMDVPEEPLVKDFILYQNYPNPFNSSTKIVYTLPSPAEVTLTLYNTLGEKIKILDDGMKLAGNHEVILDDNSLSSGVYFYEFVTSNRTSSRKMILLK, from the coding sequence ATGAAACAATCACTACGATTTTTAATCCTTGTAATATTATTATCCACAATAACCATCGGGCAAAGTAAACACATTCCAAAAATTGATTCAACAATATTTTATATGTCCGATAAAGTAAAAGTTACACTTCTTTCCGACAGCACAACCATGGTATCTGAAATGCTTTTGCAGAGATATCAAAACAGTCAATACGAGAATTATTACCGTGCATTGTACAGCTATAACAATGATGGTAAGCTAACAGAATATTTGAGCCAGACATGGAATACCTCATCTTGGGAAAACAGTTATCGAATGGAAAATACTTACAACGCGCAGGGACTTGTATCGGTTTCTCTCTTTCAAGTTTATGCAGGAGGAGCATGGCAGAATGCAAGTAAAACGGAAAGCTCTTATAATGCCGAAAATAATCCTTCACAAATGATAGATTACTACTGGACTAACTCAGCATGGCAACCAAGTTCCAAAACCGACTACACATATGATTCTCAACAAAGAATGGTAGAAATGGTTGGAAGTACTTACAACTATTGGCAATCACCACCAACTTGGAGTTATAACTACAAGTTGACAAATCAGTACAATTCTCTTTCACAGGTCGAAATGGATTATGTTTATTATCATAACGGAGTTGACTGGCAGCCAACTTCAAGAACAAGTTACACTTATACTCAGTCAGGAAATCATGAAACAAGTTATACTGAAGGGCATGATTCTACTTGGATTCCACTAGCAAGTGATTCCTCAGCATATAATGCAAATGACAATTTGACTTATAGCATCTATAAACATCATAACGGTACTGTATGGCAAGATGTTGAACAAGTGGAAAACATTTATCAAGGAAATGTTCTTACTGAATCTATTCAGTCTTCATGGATGTATGATCCATATGAAGAATGGAAATATCGAGAACTCTTCACATATACAAATAATCTTTTAATTACCCAAACCTCACAGAATTGGGAGAATAATCAATGGGTTAATCAGAGTCAGGCCAATTTGCTCTATGATTTAAACGATAATGTAACAATCATGGAAATGTTTATGTGGAATGGTTCAAGCTGGGATCCTAATTATAAATATTTATACACTTATACAAATGTCATGGATGTTCCAGAAGAACCATTAGTAAAGGACTTCATACTATATCAAAATTATCCCAATCCTTTTAATTCCTCAACAAAGATTGTGTACACTCTTCCTTCACCGGCTGAAGTCACACTAACTCTTTACAATACTCTCGGTGAAAAAATTAAAATCCTTGATGACGGGATGAAATTAGCCGGTAATCATGAAGTAATACTTGATGATAACTCTCTTAGCAGCGGCGTTTATTTTTATGAATTTGTTACATCGAATAGAACATCTTCGAGGAAGATGATTTTACTTAAATAG
- a CDS encoding MATE family efflux transporter, whose protein sequence is MKFIADISVYKYILKMALPAIAGLSTQMIVSLVDTAMVGRLPDAEYSLAAMGLGVLATWAFISFFSSLATGTHVLIARRFGAQDFDGCGDVLNTSLIISFITGVIVGAIIVSLSFPIANFFAADDTVGQYAGEYLFYRFIGLPFFLISVSYRGFFFGIGKTKIFMFSGLLVNFLNIIFNYIFIFGAFGIEGMGLAGAGLGSSLATLFDALFYIIVSSISHYRKKYNYFKNFTFIKEFAYSIVKISLPVSFQNVFILVGFLSFIAITGLIGTLEQAASQVVMSSLMISLMPCFGFGIAVQTLVGNQLGSGKFQLAKFYGFETSKVATLYTLLVGIIFIFTPRLILILITTDSNVIETAVPILRIAGFGQIFYAIGVVLANGLQAMGQTFFVMMAEVISNWVIFIPLAYLLGSVFDLGLIGAWSALPFYVIVYSAIVFIKFNFGKESKVIQV, encoded by the coding sequence ATGAAATTTATTGCTGATATTTCTGTCTATAAATACATTCTCAAAATGGCGCTTCCCGCAATTGCGGGTCTTTCCACACAGATGATTGTCTCTCTTGTTGATACCGCGATGGTCGGACGTTTACCGGATGCGGAATATTCACTTGCTGCTATGGGATTGGGAGTTCTTGCCACTTGGGCATTCATTAGTTTTTTCTCATCTCTTGCAACCGGAACTCATGTTCTGATTGCTAGAAGATTTGGCGCGCAAGATTTTGACGGCTGCGGTGATGTCCTCAATACTTCTTTAATTATTTCTTTTATAACCGGCGTGATTGTCGGGGCGATAATAGTTAGCCTATCATTTCCCATAGCAAATTTCTTTGCTGCCGATGACACGGTAGGGCAATATGCCGGCGAATATCTTTTTTATCGATTTATAGGACTTCCGTTTTTCTTAATCTCTGTTTCATATCGCGGTTTCTTTTTTGGAATAGGGAAAACAAAAATATTCATGTTCTCTGGTTTACTTGTTAATTTTCTGAATATAATTTTTAATTATATTTTTATATTCGGTGCATTCGGTATTGAAGGAATGGGATTAGCCGGTGCCGGACTTGGGTCATCATTAGCAACTTTGTTTGATGCTCTCTTTTATATTATAGTTTCTTCTATTAGCCATTACAGAAAAAAATACAATTACTTCAAAAATTTTACGTTCATAAAAGAATTCGCCTATTCAATTGTAAAAATATCCTTACCTGTATCTTTTCAAAACGTATTTATTTTAGTTGGCTTTTTAAGTTTTATTGCTATTACAGGTTTGATAGGTACACTTGAACAGGCTGCAAGTCAAGTTGTCATGTCTTCATTAATGATTTCATTAATGCCGTGTTTTGGTTTTGGAATTGCTGTTCAAACTTTAGTGGGTAATCAACTTGGCAGCGGAAAATTTCAACTCGCAAAGTTTTATGGTTTTGAAACAAGCAAGGTTGCTACTCTATATACTTTGCTCGTTGGAATTATTTTTATTTTTACTCCGAGACTTATACTAATATTAATTACTACTGATAGCAATGTAATTGAAACAGCTGTTCCGATTCTTAGGATTGCGGGGTTTGGTCAAATATTTTATGCAATAGGTGTAGTTTTAGCAAATGGATTACAGGCAATGGGACAAACGTTTTTCGTAATGATGGCGGAAGTAATTTCAAACTGGGTAATTTTTATTCCGCTGGCTTATTTACTAGGTTCTGTTTTCGATCTTGGACTGATTGGCGCATGGTCAGCTCTTCCATTTTATGTAATAGTATATTCAGCAATCGTTTTTATCAAATTCAATTTTGGTAAAGAGAGCAAGGTAATACAAGTTTAA
- a CDS encoding YtxH domain-containing protein: MADENGLGKGLFLGLIAGTVIGSVIALLYAPKSGKELRGELRSKGEELLDESEEYLERAKVKASELINDGKRKSERLISDAKVKVDGLIKEAEQVLHEAKDKTSKYVGDSKSKIEKESDKLKSAVKAGIDTYKSEKEA; the protein is encoded by the coding sequence ATGGCTGATGAAAATGGATTGGGAAAAGGTTTATTTCTCGGATTAATTGCCGGAACAGTAATTGGTTCTGTAATTGCATTACTCTACGCACCAAAATCCGGAAAAGAACTTCGCGGTGAATTGCGAAGTAAAGGTGAAGAACTCCTTGATGAATCTGAAGAATATTTAGAAAGAGCAAAAGTAAAAGCTTCCGAACTTATCAATGATGGAAAAAGAAAATCCGAAAGATTAATTTCCGATGCTAAAGTAAAAGTTGATGGACTAATAAAAGAAGCAGAACAAGTTCTTCATGAAGCTAAAGATAAAACATCAAAATATGTTGGCGACAGTAAGAGCAAGATTGAAAAGGAAAGTGACAAACTAAAATCTGCTGTTAAAGCCGGTATTGATACTTATAAATCAGAAAAAGAAGCATAA
- the fusA gene encoding elongation factor G codes for MKEFNPDAIRNLAFIGHGGSGKTTIAELLLYTAGEINRIGKVEEGNTTSDYNPNEIERQISISSAPLHLEWNNTKVNMIDTPGYSDFIGQVISSLHVVETAVAVVKSAEGVEVGTEATWGYVNQYNLPASVIINKVDNEHSTFNETVQVVKDHLSKDATVITMPVKEGINFDTVIDLIKMKAFQYDATGSKKVSELEIPAELKDEVETMREELIEKVAESSEELMNKFFEDGTLNEEDLKKGLKAAILNRSLVPVFAVSATKGVGLNNFMDFAVSYFPSPKDVPAEKAIMKGKDVVEVKCDPKGEASALVFKSLNEQHVGELSIFRVYSGTLESGMDLINTSNEKAERLGQLSILNGKNRTEVSKVVAGDIGAVVKLKDTHTGNTLASKSYPVVFHPIKFPESVIRGAIKPKAKGDEDKISTGLHTVHEEDPTLSVHFDPELAQTIVTGQGELQLNLAVKLLKDRYGVEVELVEPRIPYRETIKSTCDVAEFKHKKQSGGRGQYGHVLLKLEPQPRGAGFEFVDAIVGGVVPGRFIPAVEKGLKETLVKGILTGSKVIDVKVTLFDGSFHNVDSDEVSFKIAASQAFKKGFLAAKPVILEPIYDITVKVPEDYMGDVMGDISSKRGKISGMESEGPFQIIKAKVPLSELYKYSTHLRSLTSGRGMHTRAFSHYEEVPKDVEARIIEEYEKSKEED; via the coding sequence TTGAAAGAGTTTAATCCGGATGCAATACGTAATCTCGCATTCATTGGTCATGGTGGAAGTGGAAAAACAACTATAGCAGAATTATTACTCTATACTGCAGGAGAAATAAATCGTATAGGAAAAGTTGAAGAGGGAAACACTACTTCCGATTATAATCCCAATGAAATTGAAAGACAAATTTCAATTTCTTCGGCACCTCTTCATTTAGAATGGAATAACACAAAAGTTAATATGATTGATACTCCCGGTTACTCTGATTTTATCGGTCAAGTAATCAGTAGCCTTCATGTTGTTGAAACTGCTGTAGCGGTTGTTAAATCTGCAGAAGGTGTCGAAGTCGGTACCGAAGCTACATGGGGTTATGTAAATCAGTATAATCTTCCCGCTTCAGTTATTATTAACAAAGTTGATAATGAACATTCAACTTTTAATGAAACCGTTCAAGTTGTCAAAGATCATTTAAGTAAAGATGCTACAGTAATAACAATGCCGGTAAAAGAAGGAATCAATTTTGACACGGTAATTGATCTTATTAAAATGAAAGCTTTTCAATATGATGCGACCGGATCAAAGAAAGTATCAGAACTAGAAATTCCGGCTGAATTGAAAGACGAAGTCGAAACGATGCGTGAAGAACTGATCGAAAAAGTTGCAGAATCAAGTGAAGAATTAATGAATAAATTCTTTGAAGATGGAACTCTCAATGAAGAAGATCTTAAAAAAGGATTGAAAGCCGCAATTCTAAATCGATCGTTGGTTCCGGTTTTCGCGGTTTCAGCTACAAAGGGAGTTGGGTTGAATAACTTTATGGATTTTGCGGTTAGTTATTTCCCTTCACCGAAAGATGTTCCCGCAGAAAAAGCCATTATGAAAGGAAAAGATGTAGTCGAAGTTAAATGTGATCCTAAAGGTGAAGCTTCTGCTTTAGTATTCAAATCATTAAATGAGCAACATGTTGGTGAATTATCTATCTTCCGTGTTTATAGTGGCACACTTGAATCCGGAATGGATTTAATAAATACAAGTAATGAAAAGGCCGAAAGATTAGGTCAACTTTCAATATTAAACGGAAAAAATAGAACCGAAGTATCTAAAGTTGTTGCCGGTGATATTGGTGCTGTCGTGAAATTGAAAGATACTCACACGGGAAACACACTTGCCAGCAAGAGCTACCCGGTTGTTTTTCATCCGATTAAATTCCCCGAATCAGTTATTCGCGGCGCTATCAAACCAAAAGCGAAAGGGGATGAAGATAAAATTTCAACTGGGCTGCACACTGTTCATGAAGAAGATCCTACATTATCTGTACACTTTGATCCGGAATTGGCGCAGACAATTGTCACAGGACAAGGTGAGCTTCAATTGAACTTAGCCGTAAAATTACTGAAGGATAGATATGGTGTTGAGGTTGAATTAGTTGAACCTAGAATCCCATATAGAGAAACAATTAAATCAACTTGTGATGTTGCAGAATTCAAACATAAAAAGCAATCCGGTGGAAGAGGTCAATACGGTCACGTGTTATTAAAATTAGAACCGCAACCACGCGGAGCGGGATTTGAATTTGTTGATGCGATTGTCGGTGGTGTTGTTCCCGGACGATTTATACCTGCTGTGGAAAAAGGGTTGAAAGAAACTTTAGTTAAAGGAATTTTAACCGGTAGTAAGGTTATTGATGTTAAAGTGACTTTGTTTGACGGATCATTCCATAACGTTGACTCTGATGAAGTATCTTTTAAAATTGCTGCTTCCCAAGCATTTAAAAAAGGATTCCTAGCCGCTAAACCTGTAATTCTTGAACCTATTTATGATATAACCGTAAAAGTACCCGAAGATTATATGGGTGATGTAATGGGTGATATCTCAAGTAAGCGCGGTAAAATTTCCGGTATGGAATCGGAAGGACCCTTCCAAATTATTAAAGCGAAAGTTCCTTTGTCTGAATTATATAAGTATTCAACTCATTTAAGATCTTTAACATCCGGACGTGGTATGCACACAAGAGCTTTTTCACATTATGAAGAAGTTCCGAAAGATGTTGAAGCCCGAATTATCGAAGAATACGAAAAGTCAAAAGAAGAAGATTAA